The following DNA comes from bacterium.
CGACCTTGGCTTGAGGACGCGCGATCTTTTTCATGGATCCCCCGGAATTGCTGAAAAGTCGGTGGTTAGGATAACATCACTCCCTTGAAGTCGGAAGGGAAACATCCCCGGTTTTCGGGGAAGAGAAAGGTCCACATGTCGAACGTCCGGGTCCGGTTCGCTCCCAGCCCCACGGGATACCTCCACGTGGGGGGGGCCAGGACCGCCCTTTTCAACTGGCTTTTCGCGCGTCATTCCGGAGGGAAGTTCATCCTCCGAATCGAGGACACCGATCGGGAAAGATCGAAGCCCGAATATGAGGAGGCCATTTTCCGGGACCTGCAATGGTTGGGTCTTGACTGGGACGAGGGGCCTTCCCTGGGCGGGCCTTACGGTCCCTATCGCCAGACCGAACGGGCCGCCATTTACCGGGACCAACTTCGGAAATTGTTGGCGAGCGGGGATGCCTACCATTGTTTCTGCACCCCGAAGGAGCTGGAGGCCGAACGGCAGTCGGCCCAGGCGGCGGGGGGAAATTACCGCTATTCGGGGAAATGCCGGAACCTCACCCCGGAACAGGCCGAGGAACGCCGGGCCTCCGGGGCGCCCTTCTCGGTCCGCCTGAGGGTCCCGGCGGGAAGCACCACCTTCCAGGACCAGGTCCGCGGGACGGTCACGGTCGAGCACGCGGAGATCGACGATTTCATCCTCGTACGCAGCGCGGGGGAACCGACCTATAACTTCGTGGCCGCCATCGACGACGCCATGATGAAGATCACCCATGTCATCCGGGGGGACGACCACCTGGCCAATACCCCCAAACAGATCCTTCTTTATAAGGCGTTGGGATTGCCGATCCCCGCTTTCGCCCATATTCCGCTCATCCTGGGGGCCGATCGCACCCCGCTTTCCAAACGCCACGGCGCCAATTCGGTCGGTGAATTCAAACGCCAAGGCTACCTGCCGGAGGCCATGTTGAACTACCTGGCCCTCCTGGGATGGTCCCTGGACGGGAAGACCGAGGTCATCTCGAAAGCGGACCTGATCCGGAAGTTCGGCCTGGATCGCGTGGTCAAGAGCGCCGCCTGTTTCGACTATGGCAAACTCCAGTGGCTGAACGGGCATTACATCCGGGAGGCGGACGAGGAAAGGATCTTCCAACTTTGCCTGGAGTATCTTTGGGATGCGGACGCCATCAACGCGGAGTTCATGCGGGAGGGCGGACCCGCCCTGCGCCGGATGGTCATGACGGTCAAGAACAGCCTCAAAACGATATCCGAGGTGGGCGACCAGCTGACCTATTTCCTGGGGGAGGTCCATGATTACGATCCCCAGGGGTTGGAAAAATTCCTGGTCCCCGGAACCATCCCCTTGCTCCAGGACGCCGTTTTCTCCCTCCAGGAATCGGTCGATTTCACGGCCATGACCCTGGAGGAACGTTTCCGCCAATTGGCCACGCAAAAGGGGAGGAAGTTCGCCGAGTATGTCCATCCGATGCGGTTGGCCATCACCGGGAAGACCAACAGCCCCAATCTTTTCGAACTGATCCAGATCCTTGGCCAGGGGCGTTGTGTGGTGCGTTTGATGCGGTTCATCCAAATGATCAAGCATTCCCCCAAAACACCGGCGGGTCCCCCCGCGGATCGAACGGTGTAAAGATCCTGAAAAATCGGGTGCCGGGTCTGGCCCGGGATCGAAACCCTGTTAGAATGAGGAAAACCCAAGGCCGTATCCCTTCCCTGTGAAAGGAAAGTCCCATGCCCGACGTGATCATTGATTTCGTGTTCCAGCGCGGTGAGCGGAAAGGGCGGTTGCGTGCGGTCAACCGCAAGGATTGGGGACAGATCGTGGGCTGGTGGAACGACCCGGAGGTCCGCCGTCTTTTCGACGTCCATTTCGTGGACCAGACCTTTTCGGACGCGGAGAAGTGGTTCGCCAAGAGCGGTTCCACCGAGGATGAGAAGCCGCCCCGTTCTTTCGTGATCGAGGTCGACATGGACGGGAAATGGATCCCGGTCGGGACCGCGGAGTTCTACAGCGAAAGGCCCTCCCATCACACCGCGGAGTTCGG
Coding sequences within:
- the gltX gene encoding glutamate--tRNA ligase, encoding MSNVRVRFAPSPTGYLHVGGARTALFNWLFARHSGGKFILRIEDTDRERSKPEYEEAIFRDLQWLGLDWDEGPSLGGPYGPYRQTERAAIYRDQLRKLLASGDAYHCFCTPKELEAERQSAQAAGGNYRYSGKCRNLTPEQAEERRASGAPFSVRLRVPAGSTTFQDQVRGTVTVEHAEIDDFILVRSAGEPTYNFVAAIDDAMMKITHVIRGDDHLANTPKQILLYKALGLPIPAFAHIPLILGADRTPLSKRHGANSVGEFKRQGYLPEAMLNYLALLGWSLDGKTEVISKADLIRKFGLDRVVKSAACFDYGKLQWLNGHYIREADEERIFQLCLEYLWDADAINAEFMREGGPALRRMVMTVKNSLKTISEVGDQLTYFLGEVHDYDPQGLEKFLVPGTIPLLQDAVFSLQESVDFTAMTLEERFRQLATQKGRKFAEYVHPMRLAITGKTNSPNLFELIQILGQGRCVVRLMRFIQMIKHSPKTPAGPPADRTV
- a CDS encoding GNAT family protein; translated protein: MPDVIIDFVFQRGERKGRLRAVNRKDWGQIVGWWNDPEVRRLFDVHFVDQTFSDAEKWFAKSGSTEDEKPPRSFVIEVDMDGKWIPVGTAEFYSERPSHHTAEFGFLIGDKKWWGMGIGTETAKRMIQYGIEKLGYKRIGAVSASYNVRSLNALQKAGFQIEGVRKSYVFRDGEYHDQIMVSVISPK